The following coding sequences are from one Sphingobium sp. Cam5-1 window:
- the traF gene encoding conjugative transfer signal peptidase TraF, translating into MVEPPPKTRPLPLFAWEKEQRAQRQRMARVRRKWLRRTVLLGIGMAALGLTIAQPPLPRLVWNASASAPIGLYAVSPGTAPGRGDMVIAWPPAAARQLAAHRRYLPANVPLVKRVVAVAGDTICGTDRTVTVNGRPVALRRAADAAGRPLPAWQGCIRLAPGMVFLLMAETPDSFDGRYFGPTSARDVIGRAIPLWLR; encoded by the coding sequence ATGGTTGAGCCGCCTCCCAAGACCCGCCCGCTGCCGCTGTTCGCCTGGGAAAAGGAGCAGCGCGCGCAGCGCCAGCGCATGGCCCGGGTCCGCCGAAAGTGGCTGCGCCGGACAGTGCTGCTTGGGATCGGCATGGCTGCCTTGGGCCTCACGATTGCCCAGCCGCCGCTGCCGCGACTGGTCTGGAACGCCAGTGCCAGCGCGCCGATCGGCCTCTATGCCGTATCGCCCGGCACCGCACCTGGACGCGGCGACATGGTGATCGCCTGGCCGCCAGCCGCAGCACGGCAACTCGCCGCGCACCGCCGCTATCTGCCTGCGAACGTACCGCTGGTGAAGCGCGTGGTGGCGGTCGCCGGCGATACGATCTGCGGCACCGATCGCACCGTGACAGTGAACGGTAGACCGGTTGCCCTGCGCCGCGCAGCAGACGCCGCAGGCCGTCCGCTGCCCGCCTGGCAGGGCTGCATCCGGCTGGCCCCGGGCATGGTCTTTCTGCTCATGGCCGAGACCCCGGACTCGTTCGACGGACGCTATTTCGGGCCGACATCTGCGCGCGATGTCATCGGCAGGGCGATCCCGCTGTGGCTGCGCTGA
- a CDS encoding helix-turn-helix transcriptional regulator: protein MGRFATLPKTAGSIHSALISWRTKRRHGWTGIMDDTAKDIGARAQAARETCPFLTAKQAAFHLGLAYSTLKRLRQMGTGPKCRLHGRTWRYHIDDIEAWSVARARGGNHG, encoded by the coding sequence ATGGGCCGATTTGCGACCCTGCCGAAGACGGCCGGATCGATCCATTCCGCGCTCATCAGCTGGCGCACGAAGCGGCGGCATGGATGGACCGGAATCATGGACGACACCGCGAAAGATATCGGGGCACGCGCGCAGGCCGCGCGCGAGACTTGCCCCTTCCTGACCGCCAAGCAGGCGGCCTTTCATCTCGGCCTCGCCTATTCGACGCTGAAGCGCCTGCGTCAGATGGGAACGGGTCCGAAATGCCGTCTGCACGGCCGCACCTGGCGCTATCATATCGACGATATCGAGGCCTGGTCGGTGGCCCGCGCACGCGGAGGCAACCATGGTTGA
- a CDS encoding DUF736 domain-containing protein, with amino-acid sequence MPAIGYVTRDGNGFKGQLRTLSIRTEIEIVPNTRKSGDTQPDYRVSAAGVEVGAGWVRRGEMSGRDYVSLSLAAPEFGPRRLYANLGRAAGQDDEDAFAIIWNPAD; translated from the coding sequence ATGCCAGCCATCGGTTATGTCACCCGCGACGGAAACGGCTTCAAGGGCCAGCTCAGGACGCTTTCGATCCGCACCGAGATCGAGATCGTTCCCAACACCCGCAAGTCCGGCGACACCCAGCCCGACTACCGCGTGTCGGCGGCAGGCGTCGAGGTCGGTGCGGGATGGGTCCGGCGCGGCGAAATGAGCGGCCGCGACTATGTGTCCCTGTCGCTCGCAGCCCCCGAATTCGGCCCGCGCCGGCTCTACGCCAATCTCGGCCGCGCTGCCGGGCAGGATGACGAGGATGCCTTCGCGATCATCTGGAATCCCGCTGACTGA
- a CDS encoding ParB/RepB/Spo0J family partition protein, with amino-acid sequence MKLEFIPLDKLVVSKANMRYGRKAPDVSDILPTVRSRGVIQPVIVRPNCAAPKAEDGAYEIIAGSRRFHAARIVAEERRAARDGAAEADADMALLPCAILDAGDDAAAVEASLIENLARLDPDEVTQWETFTRLVKEGRKVEDIAATFGLPDLAVRRVLALGNLLPAIRELYRREEIDATTVRHLTMASKSQQKAWLALADDPDSYVPTGHQLKAWLFGGQSIPARHALFDIEASGLATVADLFGDDRYVADADAFWTAQNAAIKAKRAAYVEQGWADAIIVPPSDHFSTWEYEKAGKRKGGRVYFDVRASGEVIVHEGYISRREAARLAKAEGSENGVGGGQKSTRPEVTSTMQTYIDLHRHAAVRAVMLSHPRIALRLMVAHAITGSHLWSVKPEPQRTSNDEVRESIDNSRAEATFDEHRRAVLAVLGFSPEEPTVTGGNGDDYGVVGVFQRLLDLPDMVVMDVIAIVMGETLASGSAAVEAVGMEIGVDMTRYWQADDAFFELIRDREVLTRIVTEVAGESVASANRQEKTKTQKRIVRDHLDGTNGRDRRENWVPRWMAFPPTAYTARGGVGTVSAHAKAQAAREVERRTPGDDDPDPSAPGTVMALPDPDEEAGTDRLAA; translated from the coding sequence ATGAAACTCGAATTCATCCCGCTCGACAAGCTGGTCGTGAGCAAGGCCAACATGCGCTACGGCAGGAAGGCGCCCGATGTCTCCGACATCCTGCCGACCGTGCGCAGCCGTGGCGTCATCCAGCCGGTCATCGTCCGCCCGAACTGTGCGGCCCCCAAAGCTGAAGATGGCGCTTATGAAATCATCGCCGGAAGCCGCCGCTTCCACGCCGCGAGGATCGTCGCCGAGGAACGCCGCGCGGCCAGGGACGGCGCTGCCGAAGCCGATGCCGACATGGCGCTGCTGCCCTGTGCGATCCTCGACGCGGGCGACGATGCCGCCGCCGTCGAAGCCTCGCTGATCGAAAATCTGGCACGGCTCGATCCCGACGAGGTGACGCAGTGGGAAACCTTCACCCGGCTGGTCAAGGAAGGCCGCAAGGTCGAAGACATCGCCGCCACTTTCGGCCTGCCCGATCTTGCCGTCCGCCGCGTGCTCGCGCTCGGCAACCTGCTCCCCGCCATCCGCGAGCTTTACCGCCGGGAAGAGATCGACGCGACGACCGTGCGCCATCTGACCATGGCGTCAAAGAGCCAGCAAAAGGCGTGGCTGGCGCTCGCCGACGATCCCGACAGCTATGTCCCGACCGGCCATCAGCTCAAAGCATGGCTCTTCGGCGGGCAGTCGATCCCGGCGCGCCACGCGCTGTTCGACATCGAGGCGAGCGGGCTTGCCACGGTCGCCGACCTGTTCGGCGACGACCGTTATGTCGCCGATGCCGATGCCTTCTGGACCGCGCAGAATGCGGCCATCAAGGCGAAGCGCGCCGCCTATGTCGAGCAGGGCTGGGCCGATGCGATCATCGTGCCGCCGTCCGATCATTTCTCGACATGGGAGTATGAGAAGGCGGGCAAGCGCAAGGGCGGGCGCGTCTATTTCGATGTTCGCGCCTCCGGCGAGGTGATCGTCCACGAGGGCTATATCAGCCGCAGGGAGGCCGCGCGCCTCGCCAAGGCGGAAGGATCGGAGAACGGTGTCGGGGGTGGGCAGAAGTCCACGCGGCCAGAAGTGACATCGACGATGCAGACCTATATCGACCTGCATCGCCACGCCGCCGTCCGCGCCGTGATGCTCTCCCATCCGAGGATCGCACTGCGGCTGATGGTTGCCCATGCCATCACCGGCTCGCACCTCTGGTCGGTCAAGCCCGAGCCGCAACGAACAAGCAACGACGAGGTGCGCGAGAGTATCGACAACAGCCGCGCCGAGGCGACCTTCGACGAACATCGCCGCGCGGTATTGGCGGTTCTCGGCTTCTCGCCCGAGGAGCCGACCGTGACCGGCGGCAATGGTGATGACTATGGCGTCGTCGGCGTGTTCCAGCGCCTGCTCGACCTTCCCGACATGGTCGTCATGGACGTGATCGCCATCGTCATGGGAGAAACCCTGGCCTCCGGCAGCGCCGCCGTCGAAGCGGTGGGGATGGAGATCGGCGTCGATATGACCCGCTACTGGCAGGCAGATGATGCCTTCTTCGAGCTGATCCGTGACCGGGAAGTGCTGACCCGCATCGTCACCGAGGTGGCGGGCGAAAGCGTCGCCAGCGCCAATCGGCAAGAGAAGACCAAGACGCAGAAACGCATCGTGCGCGATCATCTGGACGGCACCAATGGGCGCGACCGGCGCGAAAACTGGGTGCCGCGCTGGATGGCTTTCCCGCCCACCGCATATACGGCGCGCGGCGGCGTCGGCACCGTCTCTGCCCATGCCAAGGCGCAGGCCGCGCGCGAGGTCGAGCGGCGGACGCCGGGCGATGATGACCCCGATCCCAGCGCACCGGGCACGGTTATGGCCTTGCCGGACCCCGACGAAGAGGCCGGGACCGACCGGCTCGCCGCCTGA
- a CDS encoding DUF2958 domain-containing protein: protein MILLTPELHAALRINADRSAKSDHDPAPVVKLFSPVGAATWLATELLDDGDTLFGLADLGFGCPELGYFSLGEIARLHLPFGMTIERDIGFSTSTSLSVWADTARRAGSIREAQSIIWRIEAAPVPELPTDPDEGNGG from the coding sequence ATGATCCTGCTCACCCCCGAACTTCACGCGGCACTGCGCATCAACGCCGACCGCTCCGCCAAGAGCGATCACGACCCCGCGCCGGTCGTCAAATTGTTCTCGCCCGTAGGCGCGGCGACATGGCTCGCGACCGAACTGCTGGACGATGGCGATACACTGTTCGGCCTCGCCGACCTGGGGTTCGGCTGTCCCGAACTCGGCTATTTCTCGCTTGGCGAGATCGCGCGGCTCCATCTGCCGTTCGGAATGACCATCGAACGCGACATCGGCTTTTCGACCAGCACCAGCCTGTCGGTCTGGGCCGACACCGCGCGCCGCGCCGGTTCGATCCGAGAGGCCCAATCGATCATCTGGCGCATCGAAGCAGCGCCGGTTCCCGAGCTTCCGACCGATCCCGACGAGGGGAACGGCGGATGA
- a CDS encoding ArdC family protein, with translation MCASTGHRVSGKGRKPQANKGGKPVPAKTRTESSGTETNRANLYDEVTARIIGELEAGRFPWVQPWGQPDAGGSAIGPGLPRNALTARRYSGVNVLILWGAVIEHGYPSQGWLTFKQALEAGGCVRKGERGTTVVYADRFTPEAEKARAVETGGDAKTIPFLKRFTVFNVAQCEGLRPGLAPDPIPLPERQIVPVAEEVIAASGIDFRVGGDRAFYVPAHDYVQVPAQPAFFEQINYYRTCLHELTHATGHASRLARNLTTGFGTKDYAREELIAEMGSAFLCAALGIVPTVRHADYLANWLDVLREDNRAIFRAASAASKAADWLLAKHAAAQVEAVQAEATQGGTGERQAPQDGRLAA, from the coding sequence ATGTGTGCTTCCACTGGCCATCGCGTGTCCGGCAAGGGCCGCAAACCCCAAGCGAACAAGGGCGGAAAGCCGGTCCCGGCCAAGACCCGGACGGAAAGCAGCGGGACCGAGACGAACCGCGCGAACCTTTATGACGAGGTGACGGCGCGGATCATCGGCGAGCTTGAGGCAGGCCGCTTCCCGTGGGTTCAGCCATGGGGCCAGCCCGACGCGGGCGGTAGCGCGATCGGTCCCGGTCTGCCGCGCAATGCGCTGACCGCGCGGCGCTATTCGGGCGTCAATGTCCTGATCCTGTGGGGTGCGGTCATCGAGCATGGCTATCCCTCGCAGGGCTGGTTGACCTTCAAGCAGGCGCTGGAAGCGGGCGGCTGCGTTCGCAAGGGCGAGCGCGGCACGACCGTCGTCTATGCCGACCGCTTCACCCCCGAGGCCGAGAAGGCGCGCGCCGTCGAAACCGGCGGCGACGCCAAGACCATTCCGTTCCTGAAACGCTTCACCGTGTTCAACGTCGCCCAATGCGAAGGGCTGCGCCCCGGCCTCGCCCCCGATCCGATCCCCTTGCCCGAGCGCCAGATCGTGCCGGTCGCCGAGGAAGTGATCGCAGCAAGCGGCATCGATTTCCGCGTCGGGGGCGACCGCGCCTTCTATGTCCCGGCGCATGATTATGTACAGGTTCCCGCACAACCGGCCTTCTTCGAGCAGATCAATTATTACCGCACCTGCCTGCACGAACTGACCCACGCGACCGGCCACGCTTCACGGCTGGCGCGCAATCTCACCACCGGCTTTGGCACCAAGGACTATGCCCGCGAGGAACTGATCGCCGAAATGGGATCGGCTTTCCTCTGCGCCGCGCTCGGTATCGTACCGACCGTCCGCCATGCCGACTATCTGGCGAACTGGCTGGACGTGCTGCGCGAGGATAATCGCGCGATCTTCCGCGCCGCAAGCGCGGCCAGCAAGGCCGCCGACTGGCTGCTGGCGAAGCACGCCGCCGCGCAGGTCGAGGCGGTTCAGGCCGAGGCCACCCAAGGCGGCACTGGCGAACGCCAAGCCCCGCAGGACGGGAGGCTCGCAGCATGA
- a CDS encoding DNA -binding domain-containing protein, whose amino-acid sequence MVHLHYRLNGLGSAEAGILPLRRLLHLYRHRHFARTLFPHDPWVDRGIRLLRVHDALADGASQREIGAVLFGEARVTEDWNDRSDSLRSRIRRLVREAKALAQGGYRDLMRRHVRLPDKLQRDGEDLCNDRD is encoded by the coding sequence TTGGTCCATCTCCACTATCGGCTGAATGGGCTCGGCAGCGCCGAGGCGGGCATCCTGCCGCTGCGCCGTCTTCTCCACCTGTATCGCCATCGCCACTTCGCCCGCACGCTGTTTCCGCATGATCCCTGGGTCGACCGCGGTATCCGGTTGCTGCGTGTCCACGACGCGCTGGCCGACGGTGCAAGCCAGCGCGAAATCGGCGCCGTGCTGTTCGGCGAGGCGCGCGTAACCGAGGACTGGAACGACCGTTCCGACTCGCTGCGTTCGCGGATCCGCCGGCTGGTGCGCGAGGCGAAGGCTCTGGCGCAGGGCGGATATCGCGATTTGATGCGGCGGCATGTGCGATTGCCGGACAAGCTGCAGCGTGACGGTGAAGACCTGTGCAACGATCGAGACTGA
- a CDS encoding transcriptional regulator domain-containing protein has translation MQHARRRAFRGFQPVTLLRVWRESTAYARLRGIDRAGLMWEWLRRDPDYIAWYAQASSITRGSADPRVWGLHFR, from the coding sequence ATGCAACATGCGCGTCGCCGCGCTTTTCGCGGGTTCCAGCCCGTGACGCTGCTGCGGGTGTGGCGCGAGAGCACCGCTTATGCGCGTCTGCGCGGGATCGATCGTGCCGGCCTCATGTGGGAGTGGCTGCGTCGCGACCCCGACTATATCGCCTGGTACGCCCAGGCAAGCAGCATCACCCGCGGCAGCGCCGATCCGCGCGTGTGGGGGCTGCACTTTCGCTGA
- a CDS encoding LuxR family transcriptional regulator has translation MPFSGMAMQLARIVETVESTDDLAAAMAAISVELGFQYFALSHHVDVAAAGDAAIRLHNYPKRWADYYDENALGVSDPVHRASHVTSIGFPWSQMAAMIPLTPGDHRILALGRVQGIGDGFTVPAHVPGEARGSCSFASEAGRPLPQAMLPLAQLAGNFAFEAARRLWIGRGGHLLRRGPVLTDRQRDCVLWVARGKGDWEISRILGISEETVARHIKQACARYGVNKRTLLVIRTLFDGTLTFSDIFRRRYAPFRA, from the coding sequence ATGCCTTTTTCGGGCATGGCGATGCAGCTTGCGCGCATCGTCGAAACGGTCGAAAGCACCGACGACCTTGCGGCGGCCATGGCCGCCATCAGCGTGGAACTGGGCTTTCAGTATTTCGCGCTCAGCCATCATGTCGATGTCGCCGCTGCCGGTGACGCGGCCATTCGTCTGCATAATTATCCCAAGCGCTGGGCGGACTATTATGACGAGAACGCTCTGGGCGTGAGCGATCCGGTGCACCGCGCCAGCCATGTCACCAGCATCGGCTTTCCCTGGTCGCAGATGGCGGCGATGATTCCGCTGACGCCGGGCGATCATCGTATCCTGGCGCTCGGGAGAGTGCAGGGCATCGGCGACGGCTTCACTGTCCCGGCTCATGTTCCGGGCGAAGCGCGCGGTTCCTGCTCCTTTGCGAGCGAGGCGGGACGGCCGCTTCCGCAGGCCATGCTGCCGCTGGCGCAGCTCGCCGGTAATTTCGCCTTCGAAGCGGCGCGCCGGCTCTGGATAGGACGTGGCGGGCATCTGCTCCGGCGCGGCCCGGTCCTGACCGACCGCCAGCGCGACTGCGTGCTGTGGGTCGCGCGCGGCAAGGGCGACTGGGAAATCAGCCGTATCCTGGGGATCAGCGAGGAGACGGTGGCCAGGCATATCAAGCAGGCCTGCGCGCGCTATGGTGTGAACAAGCGGACATTGCTGGTGATCCGGACGCTGTTCGACGGAACGCTCACTTTCTCGGATATCTTCCGCCGTCGCTATGCCCCTTTTCGGGCATAG
- a CDS encoding acyl-homoserine-lactone synthase: MLHILQSAPPSTSDAVLRAMFAARKSVFVDLLKWDVPVLEDRYKVDQFDDLNATYLILTEPDGSHLGSARLLPTVRPHILDSLYPDLCEEAPPRAPDIFEITRFCLDRRLRAPERRAVRDTLVTALVDHALDHGITAYSAIAEMGWFQQILAFGWRCRPLGLPRHVDGAMLAGLRIDIASDTPGLLAAAGIHPAATIGDGRRIAA; this comes from the coding sequence ATGCTGCATATCCTGCAATCCGCACCGCCCTCCACGTCGGACGCGGTGCTGCGCGCGATGTTCGCCGCGCGCAAGTCGGTCTTCGTCGACCTGCTCAAATGGGACGTCCCGGTCCTCGAGGACCGCTATAAAGTCGACCAGTTCGACGACCTCAATGCGACCTATCTGATCCTTACCGAGCCCGATGGATCGCATCTGGGCTCGGCGCGCCTGCTGCCGACCGTGCGCCCGCACATCCTCGACAGTCTCTACCCGGATCTCTGCGAGGAGGCGCCGCCGCGCGCGCCGGACATTTTCGAGATTACCCGCTTCTGTCTCGACCGCCGCTTGCGGGCACCCGAGCGCCGCGCGGTGCGCGATACGCTGGTGACCGCACTGGTCGATCATGCGCTGGACCACGGCATCACCGCCTATAGCGCGATCGCTGAAATGGGCTGGTTCCAGCAGATCCTGGCCTTCGGCTGGCGCTGCCGTCCGCTCGGGTTGCCGCGACACGTCGATGGCGCGATGCTGGCCGGGCTGCGCATCGATATCGCTTCCGACACGCCGGGCCTGCTCGCCGCCGCAGGCATCCACCCGGCGGCGACAATCGGCGACGGCCGGCGCATCGCAGCCTGA
- a CDS encoding phytanoyl-CoA dioxygenase family protein: protein MIDMPDLSGEIARRARDLLDHGWCILPDALPPAQIRALDDELAGDFAATPFGQGGFYGSTTKRFGRLLKRTPRAAALVQHQCILGIVEAVLAPWCECIQLNTTQAIAVHPGAPAQLPHRDQDMWRGPVGEIEYLVNVMWPLTEFTAENGATRLWAGSHGVHALTEVDGVPFAAGMRPGAALLFLGSTLHGAGANRTRDVRRGIVIGYSLGWLKPYENQWLAYPPEVARAFPRDLAALAGYRQHRPNLGNFEGQCPSVLLGAHAVRPLGAVDALRPDQQALLEAYMRGQREAP from the coding sequence ATGATCGACATGCCCGACCTTTCCGGCGAGATCGCCCGCCGCGCGCGCGACCTCCTCGACCATGGCTGGTGCATCCTCCCCGATGCCCTGCCGCCTGCGCAGATTCGCGCGCTCGATGATGAACTGGCAGGTGATTTCGCCGCGACGCCCTTCGGCCAGGGCGGCTTCTATGGCAGCACGACCAAGCGGTTCGGCCGCCTGCTCAAACGAACGCCGCGGGCCGCCGCACTGGTCCAGCACCAGTGCATTCTCGGTATTGTCGAGGCCGTGCTCGCGCCTTGGTGCGAGTGTATCCAGCTCAATACGACCCAGGCGATCGCGGTCCATCCCGGCGCGCCGGCGCAATTGCCGCACCGCGACCAGGATATGTGGCGCGGACCGGTGGGCGAGATCGAATATCTCGTCAACGTGATGTGGCCGCTCACCGAGTTCACGGCCGAGAACGGCGCCACACGCCTTTGGGCAGGCAGCCACGGCGTCCATGCCCTGACCGAGGTGGACGGTGTTCCTTTCGCCGCCGGGATGCGACCCGGTGCGGCGCTCCTGTTCCTGGGATCGACGCTTCACGGTGCCGGGGCGAACCGCACGCGAGACGTGCGGCGCGGGATCGTGATCGGCTATTCGCTGGGCTGGCTCAAGCCTTATGAGAATCAATGGCTGGCCTATCCGCCGGAAGTCGCGCGCGCATTTCCGCGCGATCTGGCCGCGCTGGCCGGATACCGCCAGCATCGGCCCAATCTCGGCAATTTCGAGGGACAATGTCCTTCGGTGCTGCTGGGTGCGCACGCGGTCCGGCCGCTGGGGGCCGTCGATGCGCTGAGGCCCGACCAGCAGGCTCTGCTCGAAGCCTACATGCGAGGGCAGCGAGAGGCGCCATGA
- a CDS encoding GntR family transcriptional regulator yields the protein MNAGSTAERVHEALRAQIMSREFRPGDRLDPALLAAPLASSVTPVRDALHRLTGEGLVETRTAGGFHVPAMDEPGLEDLYDWSAELLLLAIRAWPGPATPPPLGDIPDDAALANRTAAMFLAIARHSANREHALAVDRLNARLHAVRTVEEHVLDGAGAELEALWLAVRTAERKDLKTLCRSYHRRRRRAAADIVRAVYRAG from the coding sequence ATGAATGCAGGGTCGACCGCCGAACGGGTCCATGAGGCGCTGCGCGCGCAGATCATGAGCCGCGAGTTCCGGCCGGGTGACAGGCTCGACCCGGCGCTGCTCGCCGCGCCTCTGGCTTCCAGCGTCACACCCGTGCGCGACGCGCTCCACAGACTCACCGGCGAGGGGCTGGTGGAGACCCGCACTGCCGGCGGCTTTCATGTCCCGGCGATGGATGAACCGGGTCTGGAGGATCTCTATGACTGGTCGGCCGAACTGCTGCTGCTGGCGATCCGGGCATGGCCAGGCCCGGCCACACCGCCGCCCCTCGGCGATATCCCGGACGACGCGGCTCTGGCCAACCGGACTGCGGCGATGTTTCTGGCCATCGCCCGCCATTCGGCCAATCGCGAGCACGCACTTGCCGTCGACCGGCTCAACGCCCGCCTTCATGCCGTTCGGACCGTCGAAGAGCATGTACTCGACGGGGCCGGCGCCGAACTGGAGGCGCTGTGGCTGGCCGTCCGGACCGCCGAACGCAAGGACCTGAAAACCCTATGCCGCAGCTATCATCGCCGCCGCCGCAGGGCCGCAGCCGATATCGTGCGCGCCGTCTATCGGGCTGGCTGA
- a CDS encoding benenodin family lasso peptide — protein MEREDDVIELGTASVETKGGAGLVIDAKNGQQPFGIAED, from the coding sequence ATGGAACGTGAAGACGATGTGATCGAACTCGGTACCGCGAGCGTCGAAACCAAGGGCGGCGCGGGCCTGGTCATCGATGCCAAGAACGGCCAGCAGCCTTTCGGCATTGCCGAAGACTGA